A window from Pseudobutyrivibrio ruminis HUN009 encodes these proteins:
- the hisS gene encoding histidine--tRNA ligase, whose protein sequence is MALNKKPVNGMKDILPYEMEVRDYVTSIIKDTYRSFGFTPIETPAMESIGNLSNKQGGENEKLIFKVMKRGEKLNIPEAQTEDDVVDFGMRYDLTVPLCRFYSNHANELTSPFKSLQIGSVWRADRPQRGRYRQFTQCDIDILGEPSNLAEIELILATTTTLGRIGFKNFEIRINERRILKAMAAYAGFAEEDYDSIFITLDKMDKIGLDGVSKELLESGYSQESIDKYVGLFAALENVKDVAEGMNILLDKLGDFLDVEVADWMREIASAVNATKEADFELVFDPTLVRGMSYYTGTIFEIAIPEFGGSCGGGGRYDKMIGNFTGQNTPACGFSIGFERIILLLMEQGFKVPGASKKIAYLVEKGYPAEKLAEVMAQAKAARAEGNTVLVVRMNKNKKFQKEQLSGEGYEEFVEFFNR, encoded by the coding sequence ATGGCTTTAAACAAGAAACCAGTTAATGGAATGAAAGACATCCTTCCATATGAAATGGAAGTTAGAGACTACGTTACTTCTATAATCAAGGACACATATCGTTCTTTCGGATTCACTCCAATCGAAACACCTGCAATGGAGTCAATCGGCAACCTTTCTAATAAGCAGGGTGGCGAAAACGAAAAGCTTATCTTCAAGGTAATGAAGCGTGGAGAAAAGCTTAACATCCCTGAGGCGCAGACTGAGGATGATGTAGTAGATTTTGGTATGAGATACGACCTTACAGTACCTCTTTGCCGTTTCTATTCAAATCACGCAAATGAGCTTACATCACCATTCAAGTCACTTCAGATTGGTTCTGTTTGGAGAGCGGACAGACCTCAGCGTGGTCGCTATCGCCAGTTTACACAGTGTGATATCGATATTCTTGGAGAGCCTAGCAACCTTGCGGAGATAGAGCTTATCCTTGCTACAACTACAACACTTGGACGTATCGGCTTCAAGAACTTCGAAATCCGCATCAACGAGCGTCGTATTCTTAAGGCAATGGCAGCTTATGCAGGTTTTGCAGAGGAAGATTACGATTCAATTTTTATTACACTTGATAAGATGGACAAGATTGGTCTTGATGGAGTTTCTAAGGAGCTTCTTGAGTCAGGATATTCACAGGAGTCAATCGACAAGTATGTTGGTCTTTTTGCAGCACTTGAAAATGTTAAGGATGTTGCAGAAGGAATGAACATTCTTCTTGATAAGCTTGGAGATTTCCTCGATGTTGAAGTTGCAGATTGGATGAGAGAAATCGCTTCTGCAGTTAATGCAACAAAGGAAGCTGATTTTGAGCTTGTATTTGATCCAACACTTGTACGTGGTATGAGCTACTACACAGGTACTATTTTTGAAATCGCTATCCCTGAGTTCGGTGGAAGCTGCGGTGGTGGCGGACGTTACGACAAGATGATTGGTAACTTCACAGGCCAGAACACACCAGCTTGTGGTTTCTCAATCGGATTTGAGCGTATCATCCTTCTTCTTATGGAGCAGGGCTTCAAGGTTCCTGGCGCTAGCAAGAAGATTGCATACCTTGTTGAAAAGGGTTATCCAGCAGAGAAGCTTGCTGAGGTTATGGCTCAGGCAAAGGCTGCACGTGCAGAGGGCAATACAGTTCTCGTTGTTCGTATGAACAAAAATAAAAAGTTCCAGAAGGAACAGCTTTCAGGTGAAGGCTACGAGGAATTTGTAGAGTTCTTTAATCGATAA
- the hemZ gene encoding coproporphyrinogen dehydrogenase HemZ has protein sequence MIYIQLNEDNFEYDIYSLVKAFYPKEEVKISTEPTPEDAGLLFSMQVNYSDNVLTLDGKEIEIDYSDRPDTKNRLKLAIYESLSKRTGKELPWGTLTGIRPTKISLGMIEDGADDEAIASYMKDTYRTSDAKINLSLQVSHKEHELLSKIDYDNGYSVYIGIPFCPSTCLYCSFTSYPIGLWKKKLDDYLDALEKEMAFTAEACKEKSLTTIYIGGGTPTSLDEEHLEKLLTLVDKYFDTKSLLEYTIEAGRPDSITYEKLQIMKNHPVSRISINPQTMNQKTLDLIGRFHKVEDIHRVYGWARELGFDNINMDLILGLPGETIEDVKYTLDEVEKMAPDNLTVHSLALKHSARLNIDRESYDDYLIENSQTHMDICLDCAHHMGMNAYYLYRQKNMAANLENIGYATPGKEGLYNILIMEEKQTIMALGAGCSCKFVADHGKTVTRCENVKDVQLYIDRIDEMIDRKRERLREDLKWL, from the coding sequence ATGATTTACATACAATTAAACGAAGATAATTTTGAATATGATATTTATTCACTAGTTAAAGCCTTTTATCCAAAGGAAGAGGTCAAAATCTCTACAGAGCCCACACCTGAGGATGCAGGGCTTCTTTTTTCGATGCAGGTTAATTACTCAGACAATGTTCTTACGTTAGATGGCAAGGAAATCGAAATCGACTATTCTGACAGACCAGACACAAAAAATCGTTTGAAGCTTGCAATATACGAAAGTCTTAGCAAACGCACTGGTAAAGAATTGCCATGGGGCACACTTACAGGTATTCGCCCAACCAAAATCAGCCTTGGTATGATAGAAGATGGCGCAGATGATGAGGCTATTGCTTCATACATGAAGGATACCTACCGCACCTCGGACGCTAAAATCAATTTGAGTCTTCAGGTTTCTCACAAGGAGCATGAGCTTTTATCAAAGATAGATTACGACAATGGTTATTCGGTCTATATTGGAATTCCATTCTGTCCAAGTACTTGTTTGTACTGTTCATTCACTTCATACCCAATAGGACTATGGAAGAAGAAGCTAGATGATTATCTGGATGCTCTTGAAAAGGAAATGGCTTTTACAGCTGAAGCATGCAAAGAAAAGAGCCTGACCACAATCTACATTGGTGGTGGTACACCAACATCCTTGGATGAGGAGCATTTGGAAAAGCTGCTTACATTGGTAGACAAGTATTTTGATACAAAATCACTTTTGGAATACACAATCGAAGCTGGCAGACCAGATTCCATCACATACGAAAAGCTTCAGATTATGAAGAATCATCCAGTTAGCCGTATTTCAATCAATCCACAGACAATGAATCAAAAGACTTTGGATTTGATTGGCCGATTCCATAAGGTGGAGGATATTCATCGTGTTTATGGCTGGGCTCGAGAACTCGGCTTCGATAACATCAACATGGATTTGATTCTTGGCCTTCCTGGGGAGACCATTGAGGATGTGAAGTACACTCTTGATGAAGTTGAAAAGATGGCACCGGACAACTTAACTGTCCATTCTTTGGCGCTTAAGCATTCCGCACGTCTCAATATTGACAGAGAGTCTTATGATGATTATTTAATCGAAAACTCACAGACTCATATGGATATTTGTCTGGACTGTGCACATCATATGGGTATGAATGCATATTATCTTTACCGCCAGAAAAATATGGCTGCAAATCTTGAGAATATTGGTTATGCAACACCAGGTAAAGAGGGGCTTTACAATATCTTGATAATGGAAGAGAAACAAACTATAATGGCACTTGGTGCTGGCTGTTCATGCAAGTTTGTTGCTGACCATGGCAAGACAGTTACTAGATGTGAAAATGTCAAGGACGTTCAATTATACATTGACAGAATTGATGAAATGATAGATAGAAAAAGAGAAAGACTTAGAGAGGATTTAAAATGGCTTTAA
- a CDS encoding precorrin-2 dehydrogenase/sirohydrochlorin ferrochelatase family protein has protein sequence MAYFPMFVDITDTNCLVVGGGEVALRKVNVLLDFGAKVHVIAKEISMELAALSEETDHLLLEQREFTPLDLQDRKLVVVATNDNELNAQISMMCNEGGIPVNVVDDQAKCSFIFSSYIKEQNLVGAFSSSGNSPALTQFLRNKEKEVLTPKLGELNEMLGRWRQPITELFPLESSRKSAFEQLIDYALCYEGIPTDEEVEELLGAISMTL, from the coding sequence ATGGCATATTTTCCAATGTTTGTAGATATAACAGATACCAATTGTCTGGTTGTAGGTGGCGGTGAAGTAGCCCTTAGAAAGGTAAATGTACTTCTTGATTTTGGTGCAAAGGTACATGTAATTGCCAAAGAAATTTCTATGGAATTGGCTGCTTTATCTGAGGAGACGGATCATCTTCTCTTAGAACAGCGCGAGTTTACACCACTTGACCTTCAGGATCGCAAGTTGGTTGTTGTTGCAACTAACGATAATGAGCTGAATGCTCAGATTTCTATGATGTGCAATGAAGGAGGTATTCCAGTTAATGTTGTAGACGACCAGGCTAAATGTTCTTTTATTTTCTCGTCATATATTAAAGAACAAAATTTGGTGGGAGCATTTTCTAGCAGTGGAAATAGCCCTGCCCTTACTCAGTTTCTTAGAAATAAAGAAAAAGAGGTGCTTACACCAAAGCTTGGAGAGCTTAACGAGATGCTTGGTAGATGGAGACAACCGATTACAGAGCTGTTCCCGCTTGAATCATCTAGGAAAAGTGCCTTTGAGCAGCTTATAGACTATGCTCTTTGCTACGAAGGAATTCCAACAGATGAAGAGGTTGAGGAGCTTCTAGGCGCTATTAGTATGACATTATAA
- a CDS encoding tRNA threonylcarbamoyladenosine dehydratase, translating to MLNQFSRTELLLGKEAMEGLENKRVAIFGIGGVGGYVCEALVRSGVGHFDLIDNDTVSLTNINRQIIATHSTVGRQKVEVMKERMLDINPDADITIHQCFFLPENADEFDFNSYDYVVDAVDTVTAKIEIIMKCKELGVPVISAMGAGNKLDPSRFRVADIYKTTMCPLAKVMRKEMKKRGVKDLKVVFSDEMPVSPIETEDVEPLNPGKRATPGSIAFAPSAAGLVLASEVIKDLTNGFSRDKIGE from the coding sequence ATGTTAAATCAGTTTTCAAGAACAGAACTTCTTCTTGGCAAGGAAGCCATGGAGGGGTTGGAGAATAAAAGAGTTGCCATTTTTGGAATTGGCGGTGTCGGCGGTTATGTTTGTGAAGCCCTTGTAAGAAGTGGCGTTGGCCATTTTGATTTGATTGATAATGATACTGTTTCCCTTACAAACATCAATCGCCAAATTATAGCTACTCATTCTACTGTGGGAAGGCAAAAGGTGGAGGTAATGAAGGAAAGAATGCTAGACATTAATCCTGATGCAGACATTACCATTCATCAGTGCTTTTTCCTTCCAGAGAATGCTGATGAATTTGATTTTAACAGCTACGATTATGTGGTAGATGCAGTAGACACAGTTACTGCAAAGATAGAGATAATTATGAAATGCAAGGAGCTTGGAGTTCCTGTTATAAGCGCAATGGGTGCTGGCAATAAGCTTGATCCAAGTAGATTTAGAGTTGCTGATATCTATAAAACAACAATGTGCCCATTGGCAAAGGTAATGCGTAAAGAGATGAAAAAGCGTGGGGTTAAGGATTTGAAAGTGGTATTTTCTGATGAAATGCCAGTTAGCCCAATAGAGACGGAGGATGTGGAGCCATTAAATCCTGGAAAAAGGGCGACTCCAGGTTCTATAGCATTTGCACCATCGGCCGCAGGTCTAGTATTAGCCAGTGAGGTTATTAAGGATTTAACTAACGGATTTAGCAGAGACAAAATAGGGGAATAA
- a CDS encoding LysR family transcriptional regulator: MTLQQVLYALTIEEMGSMNKAAEKLYIVQPTLTSAIQELENEVGLTIFMRTNKGVIVTPEGQEFLDDIRGFYRQYDIVMQKYKDEGTYKRKFGVSTQHYTFAVRAFIDMAKEYDMNQFDFALRETTTHNIIKDVSTLKSEIGILYISEHNRKALNKLFNEHSVEFHPLIKCRAFVYLWGEHPLAQKEYITFDDLKDYPCLSFEQGENSEFLAEEILSENIYPQTVRVTDRSTMLNLVRAMNGYTLCSGIVWGDLNSDGYVVVPYKGDEENPNSIMEIGYITKKNSVMSKIGEQYLEEIDIALSQIDKSVIYEE; encoded by the coding sequence ATGACATTACAACAAGTATTGTACGCGTTAACTATTGAAGAAATGGGGTCTATGAACAAAGCCGCGGAGAAGCTTTATATTGTTCAGCCTACACTTACCAGTGCTATTCAAGAACTTGAAAATGAGGTGGGGTTGACCATTTTCATGAGAACCAATAAGGGTGTTATTGTAACACCTGAGGGGCAGGAATTCTTGGATGACATCAGAGGCTTCTATCGTCAATACGATATTGTAATGCAAAAGTATAAGGATGAAGGCACATACAAAAGAAAGTTTGGTGTATCAACTCAGCACTACACATTTGCTGTAAGAGCCTTCATTGATATGGCAAAAGAATACGATATGAATCAGTTTGATTTTGCCCTTAGAGAGACCACAACTCACAATATTATAAAGGACGTCAGCACTCTTAAAAGCGAAATCGGTATTTTGTACATCAGTGAGCATAATAGAAAGGCTTTAAATAAGCTTTTCAATGAACATTCAGTGGAGTTCCATCCACTAATCAAGTGCCGTGCTTTTGTTTATTTGTGGGGAGAGCATCCACTTGCTCAAAAAGAATATATTACGTTTGATGACTTGAAGGATTATCCTTGTCTTTCCTTTGAACAAGGAGAAAATAGTGAGTTTTTGGCAGAAGAGATTCTTAGCGAGAATATATATCCTCAGACTGTAAGAGTTACTGACAGATCAACTATGCTTAATTTGGTTCGAGCAATGAACGGTTATACACTGTGCTCTGGAATTGTATGGGGCGACTTGAATAGCGACGGATATGTGGTTGTTCCTTACAAAGGGGATGAAGAGAATCCTAATAGTATTATGGAAATAGGCTATATCACCAAGAAAAACTCTGTTATGAGTAAGATAGGTGAGCAGTATCTGGAAGAGATAGATATTGCATTATCTCAAATTGATAAGAGCGTTATTTACGAAGAATAG
- the larE gene encoding ATP-dependent sacrificial sulfur transferase LarE, which produces MNQELMSKYESLKAYFKDLGKVAVAFSSGVDSTFLLYAAHDALGDNAIAVTASSCSFPKRELNEAIDYAKSLGVRHFIVESEELEIDGFAQNPPNRCYLCKKELFEKMFALAKEQGIDYVAEGSNLDDNGDYRPGLQAVAELGAKSPLRDIGFTKSEIRQLSKELGLPTAEKQSFACLASRFPYGETISEKKLSMVDKAEQFLLDEGFKQFRVRIHGDNVARIELSPSDFPRMYDEAFRLKVYDKLKEYGFAYVALDLKGYRTGSMNETLSL; this is translated from the coding sequence ATGAATCAGGAATTGATGAGCAAGTATGAAAGCTTAAAAGCATACTTTAAAGATTTAGGTAAGGTGGCAGTGGCATTTTCCAGTGGAGTTGATTCCACATTTCTTCTTTATGCAGCACATGATGCCCTAGGGGACAATGCTATTGCGGTGACTGCATCGTCTTGCTCTTTCCCAAAGAGAGAGCTAAATGAAGCAATCGACTATGCTAAATCTCTTGGAGTAAGACATTTCATCGTTGAATCAGAAGAATTAGAAATAGACGGGTTTGCACAGAACCCACCAAATAGATGTTATCTTTGCAAGAAGGAGCTTTTTGAAAAGATGTTTGCACTTGCCAAGGAGCAGGGGATAGACTACGTTGCTGAAGGTTCCAACCTTGATGATAATGGAGACTATCGCCCAGGTTTACAGGCTGTTGCAGAGCTTGGAGCAAAAAGCCCACTGAGAGATATCGGATTTACGAAGTCAGAAATTCGCCAGCTTTCAAAGGAGCTGGGGCTTCCAACAGCAGAAAAACAGTCATTTGCTTGTCTTGCAAGCCGTTTCCCATATGGTGAGACAATCTCTGAAAAGAAGCTTTCCATGGTTGATAAAGCAGAGCAGTTTTTATTGGACGAGGGCTTCAAACAATTTAGAGTACGTATTCATGGAGACAATGTTGCGAGAATTGAACTTAGTCCTTCTGATTTCCCTAGAATGTACGACGAAGCATTCAGATTAAAGGTATATGACAAGCTTAAGGAATATGGTTTTGCATACGTGGCCCTTGATTTAAAGGGGTATCGTACCGGAAGTATGAATGAAACATTGAGCTTGTAA